A single window of Crassostrea angulata isolate pt1a10 chromosome 8, ASM2561291v2, whole genome shotgun sequence DNA harbors:
- the LOC128161265 gene encoding uncharacterized protein LOC128161265, translating to MFSVIASSARVSSPSASCSKSGHHHQSHPMNSEMEHNYEVGNAKNIQDKERETFLSYGIFNMVAGKRTAELLHKQHKHELHRQSHSDVYKLSDLFHHHKHSNESTPNPSPKLKHQRPTHAHTIDLTEHLMANASSKTHGHGNHHHKGSKSDLSKPSESQKHKKPSDLQPSHSMDSILHKSGVSCHKPHK from the exons ATGTTTTCAGTGATAGCTTCGTCTGCTAGAGTGTCCTCGCCATCAGCGTCATGCAGCAAATCAG GACACCATCACCAGTCTCATCCGATGAATTCCGAAATGGAACACAACTACGAGGTGGGCAACGCCAAAAACATCCAGGATAAG gAACGCGAGACCTTCCTGTCCTACGGTATTTTCAATATGGTGGCTGGGAAAAGGACTGCAGAATTACTCCACAAACAACATAAACACGAACTGCATCGCCAGTCTCACTCAGACGTTTACAAACTGTCAGATTTATTTCATCATCACAAACATTCAAACGAATCGACTCCCAACCCTTCTCCCAAACTAAAACACCAACGCCCCACGCATGCGCACACGATAGACTTGACAGAGCACCTGATGGCCAACGCCAGTAGTAAGACACACGGACATGGCAACCACCACCACAAAGGTTCCAAAAGTGATCTGTCGAAACCGTCGGAAAGTCAGAAACACAAGAAACCAAGCGACCTTCAACCGAGCCACTCGATGGATTCCATTTTACATAAATCCGGCGTGAGCTGTCATAAGCCCCACAAATGA
- the LOC128161264 gene encoding collagen alpha-1(X) chain-like, protein MASWNCRLVLLFCLFSPLKAENEDSKWRGEMEEQMRKLAAMVEDQGRIIKGQNSEIAALKERISELETKSEVKEASEKQIHSSIHKTDIKIDQIIKTMKEQQKPFPSGLQKRLLLDSSIVHETPIAFYAYISHDFTHVGNDHVFIYDTVVTNSGHAYNNYSGIFTAPSSGLYAFAYSIAVAGHHISGDHDSNLGEISVRLVRNASPVGSIAADTESVNEDEMATGFAILYLDAGDIVKVVNPSKGQGSFLSNLREYWTFSGFRIG, encoded by the exons ATGGCGTCTTGGAACTGTCGCCTCGTACTTCTGTTTTGCCTGTTCTCTCCACTTAAGGCAGAAAACGAAGATTCAAAATGGAGAGGGGAAATGGAAGAACAGATGAGAAAACTTGCTGCAATGGTCGAGGATCAAGGTAGGATTATCAAGGGACAGAACTCTGAGATAGCAGCCCTTAAAGAACGAATCAGTGAGTTAGAAACCAAGAGTGAGGTCAAAGAGGCTTCAGAGAAGCAAATACACTCCTCCATACATAAAACGGATATCAAAATCGACCAGATTATAAAGACAATGAAGGAACAACAAAAGCCTTTTCCGTCAG GTTTACAAAAACGTCTCCTCCTCGACTCGTCGATAGTTCATGAGACCCCAATAGCTTTCTACGCCTACATCTCCCATGACTTCACGCATGTCGGAAATGATCACGTGTTTATTTACGACACCGTGGTGACCAATAGTGGACACGCTTACAACAACTACAGCGGGATCTTTACAGCGCCATCTAGCGGATTGTATGCCTTTGCATACTCAATTGCAGTCGCTGGGCATCATATATCTGGGGATCACGATTCAAACCTCGGAGAAATATCTGTGAGGTTAGTGCGCAATGCTTCGCCAGTTGGTTCTATTGCAGCTGACACAGAGTCGGTGAACGAAGATGAAATGGCCACTGGTTTCGCCATTCTGTATCTGGATGCCGGAGATATTGTTAAAGTCGTTAACCCGTCAAAAGGCCAAGGGTCGTTTTTAAGTAACTTAAGAGAATATTGGACATTTTCCGGATTCAGAATTGGCTAA